In Populus alba chromosome 1, ASM523922v2, whole genome shotgun sequence, a single window of DNA contains:
- the LOC118055414 gene encoding caffeoyl-CoA O-methyltransferase 2, with amino-acid sequence MAANGEEQQTQAGRHQEVGHKSLLQSDALYQYILETSVYPREPECMKELRELTAKHPWNIMTTSADEGQFLNMLLKLINAKNTMEIGVYTGYSLLATALAIPEDGKILAMDINRENYELGLPVIEKAGVANKIEFKEGPALPVLDQMIEDGKYHGSYDFIFVDADKDNYINYHKRLIELVKVGGLIGYDNTLWNGSVVAPADAPMRKYVRYYRDFVLELNKALAADPRIEICMLPVGDGITLCRRIK; translated from the exons ATGGCCGCCAACGGAGAGGAACAGCAGACTCAGGCCGGAAGGCATCAAGAAGTTGGCCACAAGAGCCTTTTGCAAAGTGATGCTCTATACCAG TATATTCTTGAGACCAGTGTGTACCCAAGAGAGCCTGAATGCATGAAGGAGCTTAGGGAGTTGACTGCCAAGCATCCTTG GAACATCATGACCACATCTGCTGATGAAGGGCAATTCTTGAACATGCTTTTAAAGCTTATCAATGCCAAGAACACCATGGAGATTGGTGTTTACACTGGCTATTCTCTCTTGGCCACTGCTCTTGCTATCCCTgaggatggaaag ATCTTGGCTATGGACATCAACAGAGAGAACTATGAACTGGGTCTCCCGGTGATTGAGAAAGCTGGTGTGGCAAACAAGATTGAGTTCAAGGAAGGCCCTGCTCTGCCAGTTCTCGATCAAATGATTGAAGAT GGAAAGTACCATGGATCTTATGACTTCATCTTTGTGGATGCTGACAAGGACAATTATATTAACTACCACAAGAGGTTGATTGAGCTTGTCAAAGTCGGAGGGTTGATTGGGTATGACAACACCCTGTGGAATGGATCTGTGGTGGCACCAGCCGACGCGCCGATGAGGAAGTATGTGAGGTACTATAGGGACTTTGTTCTGGAGCTCAATAAGGCACTTGCAGCTGACCCCAGGATTGAAATTTGCATGCTTCCTGTTGGTGATGGTATCACTCTCTGCCGTCGGATCAAGTGA
- the LOC118055415 gene encoding small ribosomal subunit protein uS9 produces the protein MATAAPTESVQCFGRKKTAVAVTHCKRGRGLIKINGSPIELVEPEILRFKAYEPILLLGRHRFAGVDMRIRVKGGGHTSQIYAIRQSIAKALVAFYQKYVDEQSKKEIKDILVRYDRTLLVADPRRCETKKFGGRGARARFQKSYR, from the coding sequence ATGGCGACCGCTGCACCAACAGAGTCGGTTCAATGTTTCGGGCGGAAGAAAACCGCAGTCGCAGTCACCCACTGCAAGCGCGGCCGCGGCCTAATCAAGATCAACGGCAGCCCAATTGAACTCGTTGAACCGGAGATCCTCCGATTCAAGGCTTACGAGCCAATCCTCCTCCTTGGACGACATCGATTTGCTGGTGTCGACATGAGGATCAGAGTGAAGGGTGGAGGTCATACCTCGCAGATTTACGCGATAAGGCAGAGCATAGCGAAGGCTCTTGTGGCTTTCTATCAAAAGTATGTTGATGAGCAAAGCAAGAAGGAGATTAAAGATATACTGGTTAGGTACGATAGGACTTTGCTTGTAGCGGATCCTAGAAGGTGCGAGACTAAGAAGTTTGGTGGACGTGGTGCCCGTGCTAGGTTCCAGAAGAGTTACCGTTGA